One genomic window of Providencia hangzhouensis includes the following:
- a CDS encoding D-amino acid dehydrogenase, whose product MKILVLGAGVIGVTTAWYLAQEGHEVLVVDRQHDVAEETSAANAGQVSPGYATPWGAPGIPLKAVKWMFEKHAPLAIRPDGTLFQLRWMWQMLKNCDIQHYAMNKSRMVRIAEYSRDCIRQLRVDTGIEYEARQGGTLQLFRTAEQFDNAANDIAVLRQEGVPYELLTSNELVKAEPALEFVKHKLTGGLRLPNDETGDCQQFTKKLAKMAQNAGVQFKFGSRIEQILTEGNKVSGVKIDGEILQADRYVVAMGSYSTSMLQRLVQIPVYPLKGYSLTMPIIDEQRAPMSTILDETYKIAVTRFDKRIRVGGMAEVVGFNLNILKKRCETLKMVVQDLYQGGGDIAQAQFWTGLRPMTPDGTPIVGPTAYSNLYLNTGHGTLGWTMACGAGKLLADLISGNTPEIASDDLSVFRYLDGFNTKLVTHGDLTPAR is encoded by the coding sequence ATGAAAATTCTAGTGTTAGGTGCGGGAGTGATCGGTGTAACAACAGCATGGTATTTAGCACAAGAAGGGCACGAAGTGCTGGTGGTGGATAGACAACATGATGTAGCAGAGGAAACAAGCGCAGCAAATGCAGGGCAAGTATCCCCTGGCTATGCAACCCCATGGGGGGCTCCTGGTATCCCCCTTAAAGCCGTGAAATGGATGTTTGAAAAACATGCGCCCTTGGCAATACGTCCAGATGGTACGTTATTTCAACTGCGTTGGATGTGGCAGATGCTAAAAAACTGCGATATCCAACATTATGCGATGAATAAAAGCCGTATGGTGCGCATTGCAGAATACAGCCGTGATTGTATTCGCCAATTAAGAGTGGATACAGGCATTGAATATGAAGCTCGTCAAGGTGGCACCTTACAGCTTTTTCGTACGGCAGAGCAGTTTGATAATGCAGCGAATGATATTGCGGTCTTACGGCAAGAAGGTGTTCCATACGAATTATTGACGTCTAATGAATTAGTTAAAGCGGAACCTGCGTTAGAGTTTGTCAAGCACAAGCTTACAGGGGGGTTGCGATTACCCAATGATGAAACAGGGGATTGCCAGCAGTTCACCAAAAAACTGGCTAAAATGGCGCAAAATGCGGGAGTCCAATTCAAATTTGGTAGCCGGATTGAACAGATTTTAACCGAAGGTAACAAAGTTAGCGGCGTTAAAATAGATGGTGAAATTTTGCAAGCGGACCGATATGTAGTAGCGATGGGCTCTTATTCCACCTCAATGCTACAACGTCTGGTTCAAATTCCGGTTTACCCACTCAAAGGCTATTCATTGACGATGCCAATTATTGATGAACAGCGTGCCCCAATGTCTACTATCTTGGATGAAACATACAAAATTGCAGTAACGCGGTTTGACAAGCGTATTCGTGTCGGTGGAATGGCTGAAGTCGTTGGGTTTAATTTGAATATCCTGAAAAAACGCTGCGAAACATTAAAAATGGTGGTACAAGATTTATATCAAGGCGGTGGTGATATTGCACAAGCGCAATTTTGGACGGGGCTGCGCCCAATGACACCGGATGGTACCCCAATAGTTGGGCCGACTGCATACAGTAATTTATATTTAAATACAGGGCATGGGACGCTGGGCTGGACAATGGCTTGTGGTGCAGGAAAACTGCTAGCAGATTTAATTTCAGGGAACACACCAGAGATAGCGTCTGATGATTTATCGGTATTTAGGTACCTTGATGGCTTTAATACCAAACTGGTTACTCATGGTGATTTAACTCCA